In Candidatus Limnocylindrales bacterium, the genomic window ATAGGAATGGTTTTAACGGGTTGAGGTGTTGGACTGATTAAATTAGAGTTCTCTACCCGTTCTAATGCCAGCATCGGGCGCAGAATTACCGTGGCATAGGTGCTGGTGCCGCTCAGAACCTGACGTAAGAGGGTATTTTCTCGGGAAGGTGGATGGGTAAGAATCTGGGGATTGGTCACCTCCAGCCGAACATCGGTAATCATCGAAAAAAAGAGATGCTTCTCCCCTTCAATAACGACAAACTTTCCCGCCTTAATATCTTCGACACTCCGGTTCGGATTTAACTTCATCTCTATCCCTTCCAGAAGAGAACCTCGGGTGATAATACCTAATTCGCCTGAACGATGATCCATGTTTTAAAAAGTATGGGGGTGTGGGGGTATGGAAGTACACCCACACCCCCCCACTTCCCCACTCCCATACTTCCATACTTCCATACTTCCATACTTCCATACTTCCCCACTCCCATACTCCTATACTCCATACCCTTTAAGGTGCGATTCTTTTCAAAATCGAACTCAGACGATCGTAATCCTCTCGTAAAAGCCGGGATAACTCCTTACCGACCTGGATGAGGTATTGAGGGGAATCCTCGGCGTGGGCCTCCAGACTATTTCGGATGGTTGCAATAACCAGCTCATCGGGAGGAACCCGGCTGATTGTAAAAAGCGTACGAAGGTAATCTGATTGCCGGGTGAATTCTCGGACTTCCTCTAAAGAACAGGTATATACAAAACTATGAATTCGAGGAGGTTGGGAGGGAAGAATCTGTTTAATTCCCGTCTGGTCCCGATATCCAATCAGGTGAGCTTGAAATTCTGTCTTCAGAAGCTCGAAGATCTGGGGTTGCTCATTACGAAGCTCTTCCTCTGTTTTCCCGTAGGCTATAGCACGGCGATTGGGCTCAATGCTGTGAGTCATGACATTAAAGACCAATCCGTAAATAAGAAAATTCGCTCCTTCCACCGGGTTCGAAGTAGGTTTGACCTTGACAAAAGATCCAAAGGGCGGTGAGCAATGGAGATCCCTACATTGAGCTATCAGTTCGGTCGTGTTACTTTCGATAACCTCGGCTATGTGAGCTTCTTTCATAGGGAGCCGCTGGGAGAGATCAGGAGTCAGTGCCAGAAAATTTTGATTCCGGGCCTCTGGCTCCTGTCAGATAGAGATCTGTCTCTTTTTCTGGCTTTTCCGGGAACTCTGGATTCGGATATTCTGTTGAACCAAAGCGTCCTGGAGCATACGATAAAATAGTTCTCGATCCGGTCCACGTACAACAGCTTTTTCATGGGCTTCAGCTAGGCTCACCGGGTATCCCTGCCCCTTTTCAACCTGATCATAAATAACGGCATGGGTTAAAGCCAGTAAATTTTGGTCCCTGGCGACCCATTCTGGGATTTCTACCCGGGCAATTTCGGAACCTACATTCAAATAAAAGAAGTAGATACTATGAGGACCGTAATTTTTCAGAATTTTAGAGGTGCTTTTGAAAACGGTTGAACGTTCTCCGGGTTCCAGAAGGTACGAGAAAATAACCTGATCGATAACCCCCTGGATGGGCTCACAGGGGAGTTCAGGAAGATCTCGATAGGGGCACTTATCACAATTTACAAAGTACTCGGGGCACATTCCTACACGAAGCGTGTGAATAACATCTGCACTCCGGGGATAGCTAATATACCCGGCAATGGGGACCTGCCATTTCTGAAAACTATCCAATACCTTCAAAAATTCCTTTAAGATATAGGCACTGAAATCTTCCGGTGTTGCCTCCAGGTGCCAGAATATCAAAGTTCCATCATAGAGGGCTACTTGTGGAGACACGGGGACGTGGGGACGCGGGGACGTGGGGATATAATAGGGATGGGGAGAATCATCTCCTACTCTAAGATCACTTTGTTCCGGTATCTTTGTATCGTAATTTATTCCGTATTTCCCTATCTCCCTATCCCCAGGCTCTCCTGTCCCCATATTCTCTTGTTCCCGTATCTCACATTGCTCCCGTGTCTCTGTAGCCAGGCGGACCAGCTCTTGAAATTCCATGAGATTCCGTAAAATCCCAACCATCTCTCCATCCACGGGAACTTTATGTCGATTCCATTCTTTATAAAGATCTTCTTCTCTATAAAAGAGGGTGGGACGACTGGTCAAGAGGGGCCTTTCACCGGTTCCATAATGAAGGACAACGGAACTAATGTTGATAAGATAACAGAGGGCGATCTCGTGTCGATCCGGGAAAATCTGCGAGCCATCTGTTGCTATAACGGTAAACTGTTTGGGTTTTGGAGGAAGGGGAGAGAAGGCTGTAAGGGGTTCAGAAAAATCCTGGGCGGTTAACCAAGAGGTTTTACTTTGACTTAGCTTGAAGTTAAGAAGCGGCCAATCCTGCCAGCGTTTAAGTTCTTCCAGGGCTTTTTCAACTTTTTTTTGATAAAGATTCTGATGGGATTTTTGCTCTCCCACCATGTAAACAATCTGTTTT contains:
- a CDS encoding DNA double-strand break repair nuclease NurA: MLDFSAVKKQIVYMVGEQKSHQNLYQKKVEKALEELKRWQDWPLLNFKLSQSKTSWLTAQDFSEPLTAFSPLPPKPKQFTVIATDGSQIFPDRHEIALCYLINISSVVLHYGTGERPLLTSRPTLFYREEDLYKEWNRHKVPVDGEMVGILRNLMEFQELVRLATETREQCEIREQENMGTGEPGDREIGKYGINYDTKIPEQSDLRVGDDSPHPYYIPTSPRPHVPVSPQVALYDGTLIFWHLEATPEDFSAYILKEFLKVLDSFQKWQVPIAGYISYPRSADVIHTLRVGMCPEYFVNCDKCPYRDLPELPCEPIQGVIDQVIFSYLLEPGERSTVFKSTSKILKNYGPHSIYFFYLNVGSEIARVEIPEWVARDQNLLALTHAVIYDQVEKGQGYPVSLAEAHEKAVVRGPDRELFYRMLQDALVQQNIRIQSSRKSQKKRQISI